The Candidatus Obscuribacterales bacterium DNA window ATTATCAGCAAGTATACCCTCAACCTTCAGCTCCAACTCCAGCTCCAACTCCAGAACCAGAACCAGAACCAGAACCAGAACCAATGCCTACATCTCTGCCGCCTTCAGCAGGGCCAGATAATGAGTGTTGGGGAGCACCCACAACTCCTCGTGGAGGAACTAGAGTTACGTGCCCTGAATCGCGGAATTATAGATATAGACATAGATAATGTTTAGGTGAAATCAAGGGTGTCTAAAATTATGTATCAACTGAGATGGCATTGGTTACTGTCGGTTTGTTTGGTGTCTGTAGTTGGACTAGGGACTTCGTCTGAAGCTTTTGCTTGGGAATCGGTTCAAGGTGTCTTGAAAAATAGTGATCCTGACCATAGTGGTTCTGGTAGTCCAGAGACTGTACTTCCGGGTAATCGTAATCCCTGCAATGAAAACCCGATTTTGATTACGCCCCGATCGCTTCCCTTAGACTTTGATTCTGAGGAGTGTATGGCTGAGCCGATAGATCCTGTCCAAACCGCAGCGGAGATGCCCAGTTTATGGTTTTATATCCCAGATCAGTATGCTGAACTGTACGAATTTGAGTTAACCCTGTCTCAAAACGGTCAGCGGGTGGATACCCTGTTTCTCGATCCGGTCTGTGCAGCAGGATTGATGGAGGTGCCCATTACCACGGCGTTGCCGGAGGGCGATCGCGTTCAGTGGGAACTAATGGTGATGGTGGAGCGCTTTGCAGGGCGATCGGGGAATCCTCGGGTGACTGGGGACATCCAGCGGAGCAGTACGGCCACTTGGTATGACCAACTGCAATCCCTCGATCCAGAGGGCTGGGATACGATATTGACCGAAGCGGGGCTGGGGGCGATCGCTCCCCAAACCCCAACGACCGTCTGCCCGCTAGAGGCACCCTTCTAGAGCCAATTGCCCACCAGAACAAACGGGGCCCAGTGGAAGGGTTTGATCTGGTCTCCTTCCTGTATTAGCGCTACTTGGGCTCGGCGCAGGGCCTCTGCCTTAGAGGGGCTTTGCGCCAATTCTTGGTAGAACCGAGCCATTAGCCGAGCCGTGGTGGCATCATTGACGACCCATAGGGTTGCCAATGTACTGCGCGCCCCAGACTGCACCGCCATCCCCGCTAAGCCCAGGGCCGCTTGGGGATTGCCATCTGCGGTTTTGCAAGCACTCAGCACTAACAGCTCGATGGCTTGAGGTAAGGATTGATCGCGGGTGCCTAGGATCTGACTGAGGTCAGGTAAGGAGATTCTTGTATCCCAGGCTAAGATAAACGTATCGTTTAAGTCATCGCTAAACTCACCGTGGGTAGCTAAGTGAACAATGGCGGCGGGAACTGATTCTACTCCATTGGCTAGGGCAGCCTTGGTAAATGCCTCGTTGCGCAGAATGTTGGCTTGGGTGTAGGTGGCGATCGCCTCTAGTTCTTCATCTACGGCTGGGAGGGCCTTAAAGCCGGACAAGGCCTCCGTAATGCCTGCGGTGAGGGTGGTGACTGGATTGAGATCCGGTTGGACTGGTGGCAAGAGGGACAGCCCGGGGTTGATAGCCACCGCATAGCCCTTTTCGACTAAAAACTGCTGTCCATCATAGAGTGCCGCCACGGGCAATTGCCGCAATTCTTCATCGAGGACAAAGACCAGAGTAGAAATGTCGGCCGGTTGTAAGGCCGCTTCGTAGGGGGCCACCAACCAGGTATAGAGCTGCTGGGCCAGGTCGTAGCCGCTGAGTAGACCATTATCGGTGGCGAGATCAAAGAATTCGCTCTCTAGGGCACCGCGAAAGTAATCGAGGGTCATGGTCACGGTTTGCCGATCGACCTCTACGGCATAGTGCTGGAGAGCGTCGCTGTTGGGTAATTTGAGAATCAGCTCTAGGCGATCGCTGAGCAGGATGGTGTAGATAAATGCCGTATGAGGAGCCGTTTGATCTACAAGGCGATCGATAGTGGCTAGGTCGGTAGTGTTGCAAGACTGCCGCAGATAGTTTTCAATTTGCAGCGTCTGCAGGGCATCAATCGTCTCGCGGGCCTGGCGCAGGTCAGGATTGCTGGCATCAGACTGGAGGAGCTGGGCCACGAGGGCCCGATACACCGGCTCCACCTGCCGCTGAAAGGAAAACTGGAGATCGGCATTGGCCCACACTAAGTCACGGCGCAGAGTTTGCAGGGTATTGACCGCTGTTCCATAGGCCGCGATCGCCCCCTCGCGGTTGCCTTGCTGTAGGCGGAGATGACCTAACTGGGCCTGCCATTGGTAGCTCAGGTCTGGAAAGTTGTGGTCTTGAGCAAGTTGTAGTGCCTGGGTCAGCGATCGCTCTGCGGCGGTACAGGCCCCCTGAGCTTGATACCAGCGACCCAGATATCCCAAAGCCCGAGACTGCGATCGCCCATCCTCCAGCGTTTGGGCACCCTGATAGGCTTGAGTGAGCAGTTGGGCAGGCAGAGCCTGATGATCGGGGTCTCCGGTACATCCTTCAGCAGGGTCGAGCTGCATCAACAGCCCGTGGGCTAAGGAAAGCTGCTGATCAATCGTAGTCCAGCGGGGTGGTTCAGCGAGCAGGGGACGGGCGATCGCGTCCGGATCCACCTCCAAGGGCTGACCGGCGTAGGCCTGCAGGGTAACGAGGCGAATCTGGGCTTGGCGTTGGTGGGGCAAGTCTAGGGTAAATCCACCGCAGTCGTAGGGGCTGAGAATCTGCCGATACTGGTCGAGGCTGCGCTGGGGTGACCGTTGGGCATCGTTAGAAAGGCGGAGATTTTGGGCCCGGATATACTGACCGCGATACAGATCCCCCAGGCCCAGCAGCGCCTGACTTACCCATTCCGGCGATCGCGCCTCACAGGCCGCATCTCGTCCTTGGATGAGTAACGCCTCAGCTTCCTCCATCTGTGGAGCCACCACCTGCTCCACCTGACCAAGGTTAATCAAGCCCCTAGCTCGTAGGGCCGCGTCTTGCTCATAGAGGCTCGGCAAGAGAGCGGTGAGCTGCTCTCGGGCTTGGCGATAGAAGCCA harbors:
- a CDS encoding DUF928 domain-containing protein; translation: MYQLRWHWLLSVCLVSVVGLGTSSEAFAWESVQGVLKNSDPDHSGSGSPETVLPGNRNPCNENPILITPRSLPLDFDSEECMAEPIDPVQTAAEMPSLWFYIPDQYAELYEFELTLSQNGQRVDTLFLDPVCAAGLMEVPITTALPEGDRVQWELMVMVERFAGRSGNPRVTGDIQRSSTATWYDQLQSLDPEGWDTILTEAGLGAIAPQTPTTVCPLEAPF
- a CDS encoding CHAT domain-containing protein, coding for MVYRAFFPSRWRSALALLMTSLVLTIGLHRPLQAQPSDPAQWLQQAEQAYHNQQYEIAIALWEQAAEAFQRQDDGLEEAIARGNQARALQALGQWSAADVAIETSLRRLDDLPPTPVRTQALAQGLDILGQQYFETGDPRAALETWTESADLYQSIAQTTAALKSHLNQVQALQVLGFYRQAREQLTALLPSLYEQDAALRARGLINLGQVEQVVAPQMEEAEALLIQGRDAACEARSPEWVSQALLGLGDLYRGQYIRAQNLRLSNDAQRSPQRSLDQYRQILSPYDCGGFTLDLPHQRQAQIRLVTLQAYAGQPLEVDPDAIARPLLAEPPRWTTIDQQLSLAHGLLMQLDPAEGCTGDPDHQALPAQLLTQAYQGAQTLEDGRSQSRALGYLGRWYQAQGACTAAERSLTQALQLAQDHNFPDLSYQWQAQLGHLRLQQGNREGAIAAYGTAVNTLQTLRRDLVWANADLQFSFQRQVEPVYRALVAQLLQSDASNPDLRQARETIDALQTLQIENYLRQSCNTTDLATIDRLVDQTAPHTAFIYTILLSDRLELILKLPNSDALQHYAVEVDRQTVTMTLDYFRGALESEFFDLATDNGLLSGYDLAQQLYTWLVAPYEAALQPADISTLVFVLDEELRQLPVAALYDGQQFLVEKGYAVAINPGLSLLPPVQPDLNPVTTLTAGITEALSGFKALPAVDEELEAIATYTQANILRNEAFTKAALANGVESVPAAIVHLATHGEFSDDLNDTFILAWDTRISLPDLSQILGTRDQSLPQAIELLVLSACKTADGNPQAALGLAGMAVQSGARSTLATLWVVNDATTARLMARFYQELAQSPSKAEALRRAQVALIQEGDQIKPFHWAPFVLVGNWL